The stretch of DNA GCAGCGCGTGGCGATCGCGCGCGCGCTGTCGATGGACCCGATCTGCATGCTGTTCGACGAGCCCACCTCGGCGCTGGACCCGGAGATGGTCAACGAAGTGCTGGACGTGATGGTGCAGCTGGCGCAGGAAGGCATGACCATGATGTGCGTGACCCACGAGATGGGCTTCGCGCGCAAGGTGGCCAACCGCGTGATCTTCATGGACCAGGGCAAGATCGTCGAGGACGCCGACAAGGAAGAGTTCTTCGGCAATATCGACGCCCGTTCCGAGCGCGCGCGCCAGTTCCTGTCGAAGATCCTGCATCACTGAACGGCCTGCCAGCCTGATGAAAAAGGGACGCCTCGGCGTCCCTTTTTCCCTTGTGCCGGATGGCTCAGGTACAAGCCGTATTGGCGGCGTTCTTGGCCTGGACTTCGGGCGGGATCGGCACGGTCAGCGTCATGGTCGGGCGCCCGTCCTCAAACATGATCAGCTCGCCCGGGGCGAACTGGGTCCAGGTCTCGTTGTCGGTCAGCGGCGCGGTGGCGATCACGGCGACACGGTCGTCCGGCGTGGTGACCTGCGCGAAGTCGATCGACAGGTCGGCGTCGATCAGGTGCGCGGTCGAGAACGGCCATTGCCGCACGATGTAGTAGAGGCGGGTCGAGCAGTGCGCGAACAGCGCCTGCCCGTTGCACAGCAGGTAGTTGAACACGCCGTGCAGCGTGATGTCGCGGGTGATGTCGGCCAGCGCGTGGCCCAGTTCGTTCAGCGGCGGCTGCGAGCCCGGGAAGCGCTTGCGCAGGCCCTGCATCAGCGTGCAGAAGGCCAGTTCGCTGTCGGTGTCTCCCACCGGCTGGTAGACGCCGGACAGGAACGGGGTGAAGCCGTGCAGGTCGCCGTTGTGGGCGAAGATCCAGTGCCGGCCCCACAGCTCGCGCATGAAGGGGTGGCAGTTTTCCAGCAGCACGGTGCCCTGCGTGGCCTTGCGGATATGCGAGATGACGTTCTTGGACTTGATCGGATAGCGCTTGATCAGGTCCGCCACCGGCGAGGTGCCGGCGGACTGGTTGTCGATGAACAGGCGGCAGGCCTTGTCTTCGAAGAAGGCGACACCGAAGCCGTCGGCGTGGTGGTCGGTCAGGCCTCCGCGCGCGGCAAAGCCGGTGAAGGAGAACGTCACGTCGGTCGGCGTGGCGCAGTTCATGCCTAGCAGCTGGCACATGTCGGGGCACCGGACGGCAGGGGGCTGCCGCTTTGCAATAGAATGCAGGCATTATCCCGCGCGCCCGCGCCGCTGCCAAGCAACCGCGGACGCTCCCCCCGCGGTGCCAATGTCGCCAGCCATGGCGCCGACATACCTGCTAGCAATCCCGAGAACGATGAGCCAATACAAGATTGCCGTGATTCCCGGAGACGGAATCGGCACGGAAGTCATGCCCGAGGGCATCCGCGTGATGGACGCCGCGGCGCGCCGCTTCGGCATCGACTTCCAGTGGGATCACTTCGATTTTTCCAGCTGCGACTACTACGCCCGCCACGGCAAGATGCTGCCGGACGACTGGTTCGACACGCTGGTCAAGTACGACGCCATCTATTTCGGCGCGGTCGGCTGGCCGGACACGGTGCCCGACCATGTTTCGCTGTGGGGTTCGCTGCTGCAGTTCCGCCGTTCGTTCGACCAGTACGTGAACCTGCGCCCGGTGCGGCTGATGCCGGGCATCCGCAGCCCGCTGGCCGGCCGACAGCCCGGCGACATCGATTTCTACGTGGTGCGCGAGAACACCGAGGGCGAATACTCCAGCATTGGCGGCCGCATGTTCCCCGGCACCGAGCGCGAGATCGTGGTGCAGGAAACGGTGATGAGCCGCACCGGGGTCGACCGCATCCTGAAGTTCGCCTTTGAACTGGCCCAGAAGCGCCCCAAGAAGCACCTGACGTCGGCGACCAAGTCCAACGGCATTTCGATCACGATGCCGTACTGGGACGAGCGGGTCGAGGCGATGGCGGCGAACTACCCCGGCCTGAAGGTCGACAAGTACCACATCGACATCCTGACCGCGCATTTCGTCCAGCATCCGGACTGGTTCGACGTGGTGGTCGCCAGCAACCTGTTCGGCGACATCCTGTCCGATCTCGGCCCGGCCTGCACCGGCACCATCGGCATTGCGCCGTCGGGCAATATCAATCCGGACCGCACCTTCCCCAGCCTGTTCGAGCCGGTGCACGGCTCGGCCCCGGACATCGCCGGGCGTGGCGTGGCCAACCCGATCGGCCAGATCTGGTGCGGCGCCATGATGCTGGAGCACCTTGGCCATGACGAGGCCGGCGCCGCGGTGCTGGGCGCGATCGAGCGGGTGCTGGCGGCCGGGCCGGAGCACGCGCCGCTGACGCGCGACATCGGCGGCAAAGCCGGTACCGCCGACCTGGGCCGCGCCATCGCGGAGGCGCTGTGAGCGCCGCGTTCGCGGGGGACGCCCGCGCACTGCTGCTCGAAACCTTCCAGGCCGCGGTGGCGGCGGCCGATCCGCTGCGGATCGTCGCGCAGCACCTGCCGCCGCCGCACGCCGGTGGCCGCACGCTGGTGGTGGGCGCGGGCAAGGCCGCCGCCTCGATGGCCGCGGCGGTCGAGCGCGCCTACGCCGGCAAGGCCACGCTGGAGGGGCTGGTGGTCACGCGCTACGCGCATGGCATGCCGACCGACCATATCCGCGTGATCGAGGCCGGCCATCCGGTGCCCGACGAGTCGGGCGAGCAGGCCGCGGCCGAAATTCTTGCGGCGGTGCAATCGCTGACGCCGCAGGACCGGCTGCTGGTGCTGGTCTCGGGCGGCGGTTCGAGCCTGCTGTCGCTGCCGGCCGAGGGCATCCCGATGGCCGACCTGAAGGCGACCACCCGGGAATTGCTGCGCTGTGGCGCGCCGATCACCGACATGAACATCGTGCGCAAGCATATCTCGCGCATCCAGGGCGGCCGGCTGGCGCAGGCGAGCCAGGCGCCGGTGACCACGCTGATCGTCTCGGACGTGGCTGGCGACGATCCCAGCGCGATCGCGTCGGGCCCGACCGTGGCCGACCCCAGCACGTTCGATGACGCGCTGCAGATCCTGCGCCGCTATGGCGCGCAGGTGCCGGCCAGCGTGCAGTCGCACCTGGAACGCGGCGCGCGTGGCGAGGTGGCGGAGACGCCCAAGCCCGGCGACCCCTTGTTCGATCGGGTCGACAACATCATGATCGCCACCGCGCATGGCAGCCTCGAGGCTGCCGCCGCGCTGTTCCGCCAGCGCGGCATCAAGCCGGTGGTGCTGGGCGATACCGTGACCGGCGAGGCGCGCGAAGTGGCGCGGGTCTACGCGGCGCTGGTGCGCGAGATTCGCGCGTACAATGCGCCGTTCGCCCCGCCCGTGGCGCTGATTTCCGGAGGTGAGTGCACGGTCACTTTGCCGGCCGGCAGCGCCGGCAAGGCGCGCGGGGGGCGCTGCTCGGAGTTCCTGCTGTCGCTGGCGGTCGAACTGGCAGGCATGCCCGATGTGCACGCGATCGCCGCCGACACCGACGGCATCGACGGCTCGGAAGACAACGCCGGCGCGCTGGCCGACCCGACCACGCTGGCGCGTGCCGAGGCCGCCGGCCTGCCGGGCCAGCGCCAGTTGGACGCGCACGACGCCTGGGGCCTGTTCGATGCCATCGGCGACCTGGTGGTCACCGGCCCCACGCGCACCAACGTCAACGACTACCGCGCCATCCTGATTCTCTGATTTCGACGAACGCCGGCCGCCGCCCGCGGCCAGCCCCAAGCTAGCCATGACCCAGAAGCTCACCATCACCCGCCCGGACGACTGGCACCTGCACCTGCGCGACGGCGCGGCGCTGGCCGCCGTGCTGCCCGACACCGCCCGCCAGTTCGCCCGCGCCATCATCATGCCCAACCTGAAGCCGCCGGTAACCACGGTGGCGCAGGCGCAGGCGTATCGCGCCCGCATCCTGGCGGCGCTGCCGGCCGGCATGCAGTTCGAGCCGCTGATGACGCTGTACCTGACCGACAACACCAGCCCCGAGGAAATCGCGGC from Cupriavidus taiwanensis encodes:
- a CDS encoding glycerate kinase type-2 family protein, with the protein product MSAAFAGDARALLLETFQAAVAAADPLRIVAQHLPPPHAGGRTLVVGAGKAAASMAAAVERAYAGKATLEGLVVTRYAHGMPTDHIRVIEAGHPVPDESGEQAAAEILAAVQSLTPQDRLLVLVSGGGSSLLSLPAEGIPMADLKATTRELLRCGAPITDMNIVRKHISRIQGGRLAQASQAPVTTLIVSDVAGDDPSAIASGPTVADPSTFDDALQILRRYGAQVPASVQSHLERGARGEVAETPKPGDPLFDRVDNIMIATAHGSLEAAAALFRQRGIKPVVLGDTVTGEAREVARVYAALVREIRAYNAPFAPPVALISGGECTVTLPAGSAGKARGGRCSEFLLSLAVELAGMPDVHAIAADTDGIDGSEDNAGALADPTTLARAEAAGLPGQRQLDAHDAWGLFDAIGDLVVTGPTRTNVNDYRAILIL
- a CDS encoding tartrate dehydrogenase produces the protein MSQYKIAVIPGDGIGTEVMPEGIRVMDAAARRFGIDFQWDHFDFSSCDYYARHGKMLPDDWFDTLVKYDAIYFGAVGWPDTVPDHVSLWGSLLQFRRSFDQYVNLRPVRLMPGIRSPLAGRQPGDIDFYVVRENTEGEYSSIGGRMFPGTEREIVVQETVMSRTGVDRILKFAFELAQKRPKKHLTSATKSNGISITMPYWDERVEAMAANYPGLKVDKYHIDILTAHFVQHPDWFDVVVASNLFGDILSDLGPACTGTIGIAPSGNINPDRTFPSLFEPVHGSAPDIAGRGVANPIGQIWCGAMMLEHLGHDEAGAAVLGAIERVLAAGPEHAPLTRDIGGKAGTADLGRAIAEAL
- a CDS encoding class II glutamine amidotransferase, translated to MCQLLGMNCATPTDVTFSFTGFAARGGLTDHHADGFGVAFFEDKACRLFIDNQSAGTSPVADLIKRYPIKSKNVISHIRKATQGTVLLENCHPFMRELWGRHWIFAHNGDLHGFTPFLSGVYQPVGDTDSELAFCTLMQGLRKRFPGSQPPLNELGHALADITRDITLHGVFNYLLCNGQALFAHCSTRLYYIVRQWPFSTAHLIDADLSIDFAQVTTPDDRVAVIATAPLTDNETWTQFAPGELIMFEDGRPTMTLTVPIPPEVQAKNAANTACT